The segment CACACAAGGGGAATTTACCCAATTTGCGAAAGTAATCGCTTTCTTATCTTTTCTTTCGACAAAATTCCATAATCGATATCTTCACCATCGACCGAAACAACCGGAATCATAATTTGATACTTTTCTAAAAGTGTATCGTCTTTGTAAATATCTACTTCTGTGATCTCTAACGGAATTTCCTTATTGATTTCTACCAAAACGGCAAGGCCTTTATCACATAATGAGCAATTTTCTTTTGAATAATACGTTATCTTTATTTTGTCCATACTTCCTCCAGTTATTCATATCGTTTCCGCTTTGATGAAGAAGGAATATTCATTTCATCGCGATACTTGGCGACAGCTCTACGCGAAATCGAAACATCTTTTTCTTCTTTTAACTGATTGACGATCTTCTGATCAGACAGTGGTTTCTGTTTATTTTCATTATCAATCATCGCTTTGATCATTTGTTTAATCGATTGAGACGATGAGGTAGTTGTATTATTTGCTTGAACACCTGAGGTAAAAAAGTATTTCAGTTCAAATAGCCCCTTTGGAGTTTGTACGTATTTCTGGGTTGTCGTCCGACTGACCGTTGATTCATGGACGTCAACTTTCTCAGCGATTTCTTTTAACGTTAGTGGTTTGAGCGCTTCGGTTCCATCCTCAAAGAACTCCTTTTGATGCTCAACAATCGCTTCAGTCACTTTGAAGAGTGTCTGCTGGCGCTGGTTGATGCTTTTTAACAGCCACATCATTTGCTGGTACTTCTGCTTTGCATACTTACTTGCTTCAGTTTCTGCATTTTCCTGAAGTAAATACTGATACTGACGATTCAATTTAATCGGCGGCAGCAAATCATCGTGTACCGTCACAACAAGTTCACCGTCTACCTTTTCGACACTCACATCAGGAACAATAAAACGTGTCGGTTCAGAATAAAAGTTAATCCCCGGACGCGGCTCCAGTGTTTGGATTAAATCATAGACGGATTGAACTTCCTGCATCGTAATCGATAGTTCCTTGGCTATCTGCTTCCACTTCTTCTCCGCTAATAATTCGAGATACTCTCCGACGACAATTTCGGCTAACGAATCACGCGCCGGCAGCTCTTGGAGTTGCAGTAGTAAGCATTCTCGAAGTGATCTTGCTCCAACACCAATTGGATCTAATTGCTGTAAAAGCAAGAGCCCCTCCTCCACCTCATCTTCTGACCGCCCCAATTCAATCGCAATATCTGCAAGTGAATGTTGGAAATAACCAGCTTCATCCACATGAAGCGCAAGGTAGGTAACCACTTCTCGCTCTTCATCACTACTATCAAGCAAGCGAATCTGTTCTAGCAAATGCTCGCGCAAACCACTCTCATCCTTGCTAATATGATCAAATGGTGAAAAATTCGGATCACCTTCATATGGCTTCGCATCTTCACTCACTGAGAAATCAACTTGTTTTTTCCACTCATCAAGGTCACGTCCATCTTTGATCTCCATCAGGGGGTTTTCTAACGCTTGTTCATGAATAAAAGCAGATAAATCAAGCGTCGAATATTGCAAAAGTGTAATCGCTTGACGCAATTCAGTTGTCATCACTAAGTTCATCGACTGCTTCTGATATAAGCCGAACTCCA is part of the Desertibacillus haloalkaliphilus genome and harbors:
- the rpoN gene encoding RNA polymerase factor sigma-54, which translates into the protein MNMEFGLYQKQSMNLVMTTELRQAITLLQYSTLDLSAFIHEQALENPLMEIKDGRDLDEWKKQVDFSVSEDAKPYEGDPNFSPFDHISKDESGLREHLLEQIRLLDSSDEEREVVTYLALHVDEAGYFQHSLADIAIELGRSEDEVEEGLLLLQQLDPIGVGARSLRECLLLQLQELPARDSLAEIVVGEYLELLAEKKWKQIAKELSITMQEVQSVYDLIQTLEPRPGINFYSEPTRFIVPDVSVEKVDGELVVTVHDDLLPPIKLNRQYQYLLQENAETEASKYAKQKYQQMMWLLKSINQRQQTLFKVTEAIVEHQKEFFEDGTEALKPLTLKEIAEKVDVHESTVSRTTTQKYVQTPKGLFELKYFFTSGVQANNTTTSSSQSIKQMIKAMIDNENKQKPLSDQKIVNQLKEEKDVSISRRAVAKYRDEMNIPSSSKRKRYE
- a CDS encoding glutaredoxin family protein is translated as MDKIKITYYSKENCSLCDKGLAVLVEINKEIPLEITEVDIYKDDTLLEKYQIMIPVVSVDGEDIDYGILSKEKIRKRLLSQIG